AGCCGGCAGGGCCACGGTGAACTTGGTGAACTTGATCTCCCGGATCTGCGCCATCATCATGGCGCCCACCACCACCAGGGCGGCGGCGGCCACCTCGAGCGGCACCACGCTGGTGAGCGGGGTGAGGAACATCGAGCCGAGGAACAGGACGCCGGTGACCACCGAGGCCAGGCCGGTGCGGGCACCTTCGCCGATGCCGGCTGCCGAGTCGATGTAGACGGTGTTGGAGGAACCGGAGGTGGCCCCGCCCGCCACGGCGCCGAAGCCTTCCACGACGAAGGCGGACTTCAGCCGCGGGAAGGTGCCGTCCTTGTGGGCGACGCCGGCGCTCTTGGCAAGGCCGGTCATGGTGCCCATGGCGTCGAAGAAGTTGGTGAACACGAGCGTGAACACCAGCATGGTGGCTGCGAGTCCGCCGATCCTGGCGAATGAGCCGAAGAGGTCGAAGTGGCCCACCAGGCCAAGGTCCGGGGCGGACACCAGCTGGCCGGACAGGACCGGGGTGTTCAGGTGCCAGCCGCCGGGGTTGGTGGCGCTGGCAGGGCCCAGTTTCATGACTGCTTCCACGACGGCGGCCAGCACGGTGGTGCCGACGATCCCGATCAGGAGTCCGCCCTGGACCTTGCGTGCCACGAGGATGCCCATGGCAAGGAGGCCCACGACGAACACGAGCGTGGGCACGGAGGTGATGGAGCCGCCGTCGCCCAGTTGGACGGGCGGGCCGCCCGTGGTGGGCCGGACGAAGCCGGAGTCCACGAAGCCGATGAAGGCGATGAACAGGCCGATGCCGACGGTGATGGCGGCCTTCAGTTCCTTGGGCACGGCCCGGAAAATGGCGGTCCGGGCACCTGTGACTCCGAAGAGGACGATCAGGATGCCGTTGATCACCACCAGGCCCATGGCCTCGGGCCAGGTGACTTCCTGGATCACGGAGACGGCCAGGAAGGAGTTGATGCCCAGTCCGGCGGCGAGCCCGAACGGCAGGTTGGCGATAAGCCCGAAGAGGATGGTCATGACGCCGGCGGTGAGCCCGGTGACGGCGCCCACCTGCGCGGCGGAGAGCCAGCCGCCGGCGACGTCGGTGGGGGCGTTGTCCGCGCTGAACCCGCCCAGGATGAGGGGGTTGAGGATGACGATGTAGGCCATGGTGAAGAAGGTGACCAGGCCGCCGCGGAATTCGCGGGCAAGGGTGGAGCCGCGCTGCGTGATGTGGAAGAACCGGTCCAGGAGGGAGTCCGGCGCCGGCGGGGTGCTTCCCAGCCGCGTCCGCCCGGTTGCCTTTTGCGTTTCGCGTGCCGCTGCGGGCTCTGCGCTGTTGCTCCCGTTGGGGAGCAGCGCAGCCTGCTTTTCAGCGGAATTGTCCAGGATTGTCATGTCAGCCACCCGGCCCTAGTAGTCAATCCTGGTTTCGAGCGTGTTCCAGGTGTTGAACGGCTCCAGCGGGGCCGGGGCCTGGGGATCGCCCAGCTCCAGCTTGGAAACCGGCATCAGGGAATCCCTGTCCTGGTCGTCGAAGTATTCGTAGAACACTGCGTCGTCGAAGCCGACCGAGGCGGCGTCGTGGCGGTCCGCCGCGTAGACAACGCGGCTGACCCGTGCCCAGAGTGCGGAGGCCAGGCACATGGGGCACGGCTCGCAGCTGGTGTAGAGGGTGGCGCCGCTGAGGTCGAAGGTCCCCAGCTCGCGGCAGGCGGTGCGGATGGCGGTGACTTCAGCGTGGGCGGTGGGATCGTTGTCTGCAGTGACGCGGTTGACGCCGTCGAACGTCTTGCCGTCCGCCGTGACGATCATGGCGCCGAACGGGCCTCCGCTGTTGAGGACGTTGGCCGTTGCCAGCCGGATGGAGCGGGCCAAAAACTGTTCGGCCGTGACGGTGGTACTCATGATGCGACTTCCTTTTGCCGGGAAGCCTGTTGCCGCGCAGGACCAGTAAAACCAGGTGCGAACGGTTACCAGGCTTCAGCATGTGCTGTGAAGGTTAAGTTGCGCCTGGTAGATAGCTTCCCGGGTTCGGGCGCCCGCCTTTGGCAGAATCGAGATTAGCACCGCTTTGTGGGCTACGCCATAGTTTTCTGGAAATTAAATTTCGCGATGTGAAATCTATGTTTCGCGCTCTTCACGGCCCAACCCGGTCCCCGGTCACAAAGAGTGGCATTGACGCAGGCAGGGCCGTTTCCCTACTCTGGTCGCACCCGCGCCGCCTGGCGGCGCGGGAACCTGGATCAGCAGACAGGGCCTCACTGAGCTGGATTTACTGCACCGCATTCCGCTCAGACAAGGACAGCCCATGACCACTTCCTCCCCTGCCCCCACCAACCGGCTCTGGATCAGGAATCCGCTGGCCGCGTTTACCGCCAACTCCCTCGACGCCTCCGGCGGCGTGGTGGTCAGCGGCGGTGTCATCACAGAGGTCCTGGCCGCCGGGCAGCAGCCGTCCGCACCCTGCACCGAAACGTTCGACGCCGGCAGCCACGTGCTGCTCCCGGGCCTGATCAACACCCACCACCACTTCTACCAAACCCTGACCCGCGCCTGGGGTCCGGTGGCAAATGCCCCTCTGTTTCCCTGGCTGAAGAATCTCTATCCCGTGTGGGCGCGGCTCACCGCCAAGGACCTGGAGCTGGCCGCAACGGTCGCCCTGGCCGAGCTGCTGCTTTCGGGCTGCACCACTGCCGCGGACCACCACTACCTCTTCCCGGCAGGGCTCGAGGATGCCATTGACATCGAGGTGGAAGCAGTGCGCCGGCTGGGCATGCGGGCCACACTGACCCGCGGCTCCATGACCCTTGGAACGGACGACGGCGGCCTGCCGCCACAGTCCACCGTCCAGGCTCCGGAGGTGGTGCTGGCAGACAGCGAGCGCCTGGTTTCCACGTACCACGAGCGCGGCGACGACGCCGTAATCCAGGTCGCCCTGGCCCCGTGCTCCCCGTTCTCAGTGACGAAGGAAATCATGGCCGAAAGCGCTGCCCTGGCTGCACGGCTGGACGTCCGGCTGCACACGCACCTGGCAGAGACCCTTGACGAGGAGGACTTCTGCCGGGAAATGTTCGGGTTGCGGACGGTGGACTACCTGGACAGCGTGGGCTGGCTGACGGACCGCACCTGGCTGGGGCACGGCATCCACTTCAGCGACTCCGAGATAACGCGGCTCGGTGCAGCCGGAACCGCTGTGGCCCACTGCCCCACCTCCAACATGAGGCTTGCCTCCGGAACAGCCCGGGTCCTGGAGCTGGAGGACGCCGGGGTGCCGGTGGGGCTCGGCGTGGACGGTTCGGCGTCGAACGATGCCTCCAACATGATCCTGGAAGCACGGCAGGCGCTCTACCTGCAGCGGCTGCGCTACGGGGCCGACGTTCCGGTGGAGCGGGCGCTGGGCTGGGCCACCCGCGGCTCGGCTGCCGTGCTGGGCCGGCGGGGACTGGGCCAGCTGGCCCCCGGGATGCAGGCCGACCTGGCGCTGTTCACGCTGGATGACCTGCGCTTCTCCGGCAGCCACGACCCCATCGCCGCCCTCCTTCTCTGCGCCGCCGACAGGGCCGACCGGGTGATGGTTGGCGGGAAGTGGCGGGTGGTGGACGGCCAGATCCCGGGACTGGACATCGCGGGGCTCATCGCGGAGCACTCAGCTGCGGCACACCGCCTGGTCAACGGGGGCCGGTGAACGGCTGACAGCGGTCCGGGCCGCTGCTACCGTGGCGGCATGACCCCGTCAAAGACGCCGCCCGAGGTTCTCGACATCGATGGAATCGAAGTCCGCATCTCCAGTCCGGACAAGGTGGTATTCCCGGAGCCGGGGCTGACCAAGCTCGACCTGGTGCGCTATTACCTTGCGGTGGCGGATGGCGCACTGCGGGGCGCGGGCGGCCGGCCCATGGTGCTCAAGAGGTTCCCGAAAGGCATTGACGCCGAGCCGTTCTTCCAAAAACGCGTGCCGGAAAACCACCCGCCCTTTATCGATACCGCCACCCTGCATTACGCGTCCGGGACCTCGGCCGAGGAAGCCGTGATCAGGGATGCCGCGGGCCTGGCGTGGGTCATCAATCTTGGCTGCCTGGACCTGAACCCGCATCCCGTGCGGGCAGGGGACCTGGAACACCCGGACGAACTGCGGGTGGACCTTGACCCCATGCCGGGCGTGGACTGGTCGCAGATCGTGGATACGGCGTACGTGGCACAGGAGGTGCTGGATGACGTGGGCCTGGTGGGATGGCCCAAGACCAGCGGGTCGCGGGGACTTCACATCCTGGTCCGCATTGCCCCGCAGTGGTCCTACTCCGATGTCCGGTTGGCTGCCGAAACCCTGGCACGGGAAGTGGAGAACCGGGCTCCCGGCCTTGCCACGGCACGGTGGTGGAAGGAGGAGCGCGGCGAGAGCGTCTTCGTGGACTTTAACCAGAATGCCAAGGACCGTACGGTCGCATCCGCCTACTCAGTCAGGCCACTGCCGGATGCCCGCGTTTCAGCGCCGCTCACGTGGGAGGAGATGCGCACGGCCCGGCCTGGACAATTCACTGTTCCCACGATGCTGAAGCGGTACGCAGAGACCGGCGACCCGCACTCCGGCATTGACGGGGCGGCCGGATCGTTGGACGGATTGCTGGCCCTGGCGAAGGAACTGGGTCCGGCGGAGAAGGCTCCGCGCAGCGGCAACGGGTCCGGCCGCCGCCAGTCGCTGATGCCGCTCATCGAAGTGGCCCGGACCAGGACCAAGCCGGAAGCGCTGGCTGCGCTCGACGAATGGAAGTCCCGGCACGCCGCCGTCGTCAAATCCCTGCAGCCCGCCGACATCATGGTCGACGGGATGCGCGGGTCCAGCTCGCTCTGGTACCGGGTGCGGGTGAACCTGCAGCACGTTCCCGACGGCGAACGGCCGGCACCGGAGGAGCTCATCACGGACTACGACCCCTGGGCCGGCAAGCAGTGGCCGGGGCGGCCCGGCACCTGAGGAACGAGCACGCGGGGAACCGGCAACCGGGGTACTGGCAGCCGGCGGGCAGGTTCCGGGCTACTGCCAGGCCCGCACCCAGTCCACCTTGACGGCTCCGGTTTTGCCCAGGACCAGTTTGTCTGGGTTGATGCCGACGTTCAGGAGGAGGTAGTGCGGGGCATTGCCGTCGTTGGTGGGATAGGAAAACTCAAGCTTCCCGTCGAAGTAGACGTCATTGACGCCGGCCTTCCGGTGCACCCCGTAGGTGTGGTAGCCGCCCGCCCAGCATCCAATGAACCATTTTGCGGGATCTTTGTCCGCAGAGTGATAGACCGTGGTCATGGTCCCGGCGAGGGGTTCTGCAATGTCGATCTCGCCGGTTGCGGGGAACTTTTGGCCGGTGGTCCACCAGGCTTACCAGTTGTAGATACCGCCCGAGCAGGTTCCCGGGAAGTAGATCCGGGCCTCCACGTAGCCGGTGGTGTACTGGAACCCCACATGGCCAGGAACGCCGTCCTTGGGATTGGTGGACAGCAGTGCGCCCGATTCCGCGTCGGAGAGCTGCAGTACCGCGTTTCCGTTCTCCACTTTGACATTGCTGGAACAGGTCTTGACCCCGTTCTTGGTCGATCCGGGATGGCAGTCACGGAACCAATAGGGAGTCCAAAGACCGGTGTTGAGGGTGTCGAATTCCTCATCGAGCACCAGCTTCCACGCTCCCGGAGGGCCAAGCGGACCGCCCTCCTTGCTGGCCACGACGGGGGTGCCCTTGACCA
This region of Arthrobacter sp. DNA4 genomic DNA includes:
- a CDS encoding NCS2 family permease, yielding MTILDNSAEKQAALLPNGSNSAEPAAARETQKATGRTRLGSTPPAPDSLLDRFFHITQRGSTLAREFRGGLVTFFTMAYIVILNPLILGGFSADNAPTDVAGGWLSAAQVGAVTGLTAGVMTILFGLIANLPFGLAAGLGINSFLAVSVIQEVTWPEAMGLVVINGILIVLFGVTGARTAIFRAVPKELKAAITVGIGLFIAFIGFVDSGFVRPTTGGPPVQLGDGGSITSVPTLVFVVGLLAMGILVARKVQGGLLIGIVGTTVLAAVVEAVMKLGPASATNPGGWHLNTPVLSGQLVSAPDLGLVGHFDLFGSFARIGGLAATMLVFTLVFTNFFDAMGTMTGLAKSAGVAHKDGTFPRLKSAFVVEGFGAVAGGATSGSSNTVYIDSAAGIGEGARTGLASVVTGVLFLGSMFLTPLTSVVPLEVAAAALVVVGAMMMAQIREIKFTKFTVALPAFLTIVTMPLSYSIANGIGVGFVSWAVIGAASGKAKKIHPLMWVVSAGFLVYFARGPINALLGG
- a CDS encoding nucleoside deaminase, with product MSTTVTAEQFLARSIRLATANVLNSGGPFGAMIVTADGKTFDGVNRVTADNDPTAHAEVTAIRTACRELGTFDLSGATLYTSCEPCPMCLASALWARVSRVVYAADRHDAASVGFDDAVFYEYFDDQDRDSLMPVSKLELGDPQAPAPLEPFNTWNTLETRIDY
- a CDS encoding 8-oxoguanine deaminase; the protein is MTTSSPAPTNRLWIRNPLAAFTANSLDASGGVVVSGGVITEVLAAGQQPSAPCTETFDAGSHVLLPGLINTHHHFYQTLTRAWGPVANAPLFPWLKNLYPVWARLTAKDLELAATVALAELLLSGCTTAADHHYLFPAGLEDAIDIEVEAVRRLGMRATLTRGSMTLGTDDGGLPPQSTVQAPEVVLADSERLVSTYHERGDDAVIQVALAPCSPFSVTKEIMAESAALAARLDVRLHTHLAETLDEEDFCREMFGLRTVDYLDSVGWLTDRTWLGHGIHFSDSEITRLGAAGTAVAHCPTSNMRLASGTARVLELEDAGVPVGLGVDGSASNDASNMILEARQALYLQRLRYGADVPVERALGWATRGSAAVLGRRGLGQLAPGMQADLALFTLDDLRFSGSHDPIAALLLCAADRADRVMVGGKWRVVDGQIPGLDIAGLIAEHSAAAHRLVNGGR
- the ligD gene encoding non-homologous end-joining DNA ligase — its product is MTPSKTPPEVLDIDGIEVRISSPDKVVFPEPGLTKLDLVRYYLAVADGALRGAGGRPMVLKRFPKGIDAEPFFQKRVPENHPPFIDTATLHYASGTSAEEAVIRDAAGLAWVINLGCLDLNPHPVRAGDLEHPDELRVDLDPMPGVDWSQIVDTAYVAQEVLDDVGLVGWPKTSGSRGLHILVRIAPQWSYSDVRLAAETLAREVENRAPGLATARWWKEERGESVFVDFNQNAKDRTVASAYSVRPLPDARVSAPLTWEEMRTARPGQFTVPTMLKRYAETGDPHSGIDGAAGSLDGLLALAKELGPAEKAPRSGNGSGRRQSLMPLIEVARTRTKPEALAALDEWKSRHAAVVKSLQPADIMVDGMRGSSSLWYRVRVNLQHVPDGERPAPEELITDYDPWAGKQWPGRPGT